In Chryseobacterium gleum, a single genomic region encodes these proteins:
- a CDS encoding SusD/RagB family nutrient-binding outer membrane lipoprotein, with the protein MKKLIINLALVISVFMLQSCDRTFEEMNTDTSKIKDPSVGSLLAPIQYEMGSYGYNRADDFTFDIMQIALDFPNEGNSYSRYYMDEKSGNGYWNTSYRWLKQVSDLRKYATKEQNNNYLAISMVLNAWIASNLTDAFGDIPLSEALRVEENILRPKYDKQKDVYIQLLNDLKTANSLFNNNQALTETDLFYNANTNSQTGILGWKKFCNSLSLRLLTRILNRNGEVNVYERIQEIVNNPAQYPIFQNNTDSAVLPLSGISPYLPPIARPQDFTAYRAAGEFFVNAMRDNNDPRLSMFFTKAKATSGEDLGYKGAPSGYALGTSFNYQPSNLNQNLAKAPLKILIMTYSEVQFILAELVNKGIIAGNQQTYYETGVKSIIEQWGATVPANYFSNPKVAYDGSLEKIMLQKYISLFFVDHQQWYEYRRTKLPVLPNNGGLQNGGQMPVRFMYPTATKVMNTDNYNAAVQSMGGDNINVKMWWNK; encoded by the coding sequence ATGAAAAAACTAATCATAAATCTAGCCTTGGTAATTTCTGTTTTCATGCTTCAATCCTGTGACAGAACATTCGAGGAAATGAATACAGATACGAGTAAGATTAAAGATCCTTCCGTTGGAAGCCTTCTTGCGCCTATACAGTATGAAATGGGAAGTTATGGCTATAACAGGGCAGATGATTTTACATTTGATATCATGCAGATCGCTTTAGACTTTCCCAATGAAGGAAATTCCTACAGCAGATATTATATGGACGAAAAAAGTGGTAACGGCTACTGGAATACTTCATACAGATGGCTTAAGCAGGTAAGTGATCTCAGAAAATATGCAACAAAAGAACAGAATAATAATTATCTGGCTATTTCAATGGTTCTGAATGCATGGATTGCCTCCAATCTTACTGATGCTTTTGGTGATATACCTTTATCCGAAGCCTTAAGAGTAGAAGAAAATATTTTAAGACCAAAATATGATAAGCAGAAAGATGTTTACATTCAGTTGTTAAATGATCTGAAAACAGCTAACTCATTATTCAATAACAATCAGGCATTAACGGAAACAGATCTGTTTTACAATGCCAATACCAATAGTCAGACCGGTATTTTAGGATGGAAAAAATTCTGTAACTCTCTTTCATTAAGGTTACTGACCAGAATTCTAAACCGAAACGGAGAAGTAAATGTATACGAAAGAATCCAGGAAATAGTTAATAATCCAGCTCAATATCCTATTTTTCAGAATAATACAGACAGCGCGGTGCTTCCGCTTTCGGGGATATCTCCTTACTTGCCGCCAATAGCCCGTCCACAGGATTTTACAGCGTACAGGGCAGCAGGTGAATTCTTTGTGAATGCCATGAGAGATAACAATGATCCAAGGTTGAGCATGTTTTTTACAAAAGCTAAAGCAACGTCAGGAGAAGATCTTGGTTATAAAGGAGCTCCATCAGGATACGCTCTGGGAACCTCTTTCAATTATCAGCCTTCCAACCTTAATCAGAATCTGGCGAAAGCACCTCTAAAGATTTTAATTATGACCTATTCTGAAGTGCAGTTTATCCTGGCAGAATTGGTTAATAAAGGAATTATTGCAGGAAATCAGCAAACTTACTACGAAACCGGAGTAAAATCTATTATTGAACAGTGGGGTGCAACAGTTCCTGCCAATTATTTCAGCAATCCGAAAGTAGCCTATGACGGTTCTCTGGAAAAAATTATGCTTCAGAAGTACATTTCCCTGTTTTTTGTTGATCACCAGCAATGGTATGAATACAGACGTACAAAACTGCCGGTGCTTCCTAATAACGGAGGTCTTCAGAACGGCGGACAAATGCCTGTGAGATTCATGTATCCTACAGCTACAAAAGTGATGAATACGGATAATTATAACGCAGCTGTACAATCAATGGGAGGAGACAATATTAACGTGAAAATGTGGTGGAATAAATAA
- a CDS encoding calcineurin-like phosphoesterase C-terminal domain-containing protein, whose protein sequence is MPCLLVSAMAFSQASVSGYVFEDSNKNQKKENREKGIEGVAVSNGVQVVLTDKNGRYSLPVQEDQTVFVIKPSGYQTALNENNLPQFYYHHKPKGSPADFKYKGVAPTGDLPKELNFPLYQQKEDKNFDILVFGDPQPYTEKELDYFKRGIVNEVKNTKKNAVLGISLGDLVGDNLSLQKPYAEVMKEVGLPWYNVMGNHDMNYDAKEDKLSDETFESNFGPANYSFNYGNVHFIILDDILYPDPRDGKGYWGGFREDQLQFIENDLKLVDKNKLIVISFHIPLEHNNEDNFRNADRQKLFDFLNPFQNVLLLSAHTHIQQQIFYGKKAGWNGIKELHEYNVGTTCGDWYSGTPDDAGLPTSTMRDGTAKGYSFISFTDNQYKVKYKTAGKPEDYQIKLYVPKVIPSSRTSAKVLANFFMGSKKDKVEYRIDGGKWEEMEYDETIDPNFALSVFKWDSTEKIFPGRRPSNPEMSKHIWEADFPKKLSLGKHKVEVKAVDMYGNEFSASEEFEVQNPIQIP, encoded by the coding sequence ATGCCTTGTCTGCTGGTTTCAGCAATGGCTTTCTCACAAGCTTCTGTTTCAGGATATGTATTCGAAGACAGTAACAAAAATCAAAAGAAAGAAAACCGCGAAAAAGGAATTGAAGGGGTAGCTGTTTCTAATGGTGTTCAGGTAGTTCTTACGGATAAAAACGGCAGATATAGTCTTCCGGTTCAGGAAGATCAGACTGTTTTTGTAATCAAGCCTTCAGGATATCAGACTGCTTTAAACGAAAACAATCTTCCGCAATTCTATTACCATCATAAACCCAAAGGTTCTCCGGCAGATTTTAAATACAAAGGAGTGGCTCCTACAGGAGATCTTCCAAAAGAGCTGAACTTTCCTCTCTATCAGCAAAAAGAAGACAAAAATTTTGACATTCTTGTTTTTGGTGATCCGCAGCCTTACACAGAAAAAGAACTGGATTACTTCAAAAGAGGAATCGTAAACGAAGTAAAGAATACGAAGAAAAATGCAGTATTGGGAATAAGTCTGGGAGATTTGGTAGGAGATAACCTAAGCCTTCAGAAACCTTACGCAGAGGTGATGAAAGAAGTCGGACTGCCCTGGTATAATGTGATGGGAAATCATGACATGAACTATGATGCAAAAGAAGATAAGCTTTCCGATGAAACATTCGAATCCAATTTTGGCCCTGCCAATTATTCCTTCAATTACGGAAATGTACACTTCATCATTTTAGATGATATTCTCTATCCGGACCCAAGAGATGGCAAAGGATACTGGGGTGGATTTCGTGAAGATCAGCTTCAGTTTATAGAAAACGATCTGAAACTGGTTGATAAAAATAAACTGATCGTCATCTCTTTCCACATTCCGCTGGAGCATAACAATGAAGACAACTTCAGAAATGCGGACCGCCAGAAATTATTTGATTTCTTAAACCCGTTCCAGAATGTTTTGCTGCTGTCAGCACATACACACATTCAGCAACAGATTTTCTATGGAAAAAAAGCAGGCTGGAACGGAATCAAAGAATTACACGAATATAATGTTGGAACTACCTGCGGCGACTGGTATTCAGGAACACCGGATGATGCCGGACTTCCTACCTCTACGATGAGAGACGGAACTGCAAAAGGATATTCTTTTATCAGCTTTACAGACAATCAGTATAAAGTGAAATACAAAACAGCCGGAAAGCCGGAAGATTATCAGATCAAATTATATGTTCCGAAAGTGATTCCTTCCTCAAGAACTTCAGCAAAAGTGCTGGCTAATTTCTTCATGGGAAGCAAAAAAGACAAAGTAGAATACAGAATAGACGGTGGAAAATGGGAAGAAATGGAATATGACGAGACTATCGATCCGAATTTTGCCCTTTCCGTTTTCAAATGGGATTCCACAGAGAAAATTTTCCCGGGAAGAAGACCTTCCAATCCTGAAATGTCAAAACATATCTGGGAAGCTGATTTTCCTAAGAAACTATCATTGGGAAAACATAAAGTTGAGGTAAAGGCTGTTGACATGTATGGAAATGAATTCTCCGCTTCAGAAGAGTTTGAAGTACAGAATCCAATCCAGATTCCTTAA
- a CDS encoding 3-ketoacyl-ACP reductase, with the protein MNINGKNAIVTGGGRGLGKAVALALANEGVNVAITGRNEENLKMTVEEIKRLGVNSAYAVFSVDNEIQVKAGIESLAEQLGGIDILINNAGIGDFGSIEEMPSETWEQVIKTNLFGVYYAAKAVYPFMKSKGEGDIVNVASTAGLKGGPNMSAYAASKAAVVSLSQSMMAEWRKQNIRVITLTPSTIASDMSIQGGLTDGNPDKVLQPEDFAEWVRDILKMNRRALIANGSIFSTNP; encoded by the coding sequence ATGAATATAAACGGAAAAAATGCCATCGTAACAGGTGGTGGAAGAGGACTGGGAAAAGCTGTAGCATTAGCTTTGGCCAATGAAGGAGTAAACGTTGCCATTACAGGAAGAAACGAAGAAAATCTTAAAATGACGGTTGAAGAAATCAAAAGGCTGGGGGTAAATTCAGCATACGCCGTTTTTTCTGTGGACAATGAAATTCAGGTAAAAGCTGGAATTGAATCTTTAGCAGAACAATTGGGAGGGATTGATATTCTGATCAACAATGCAGGAATAGGAGACTTCGGAAGTATTGAAGAAATGCCTTCTGAAACATGGGAACAGGTTATCAAAACCAATCTGTTCGGTGTATATTACGCAGCCAAGGCAGTCTATCCATTTATGAAATCTAAAGGAGAAGGAGATATTGTCAACGTAGCTTCTACAGCAGGTTTGAAAGGAGGTCCGAATATGTCTGCATACGCCGCTTCAAAAGCAGCTGTTGTATCTCTGTCGCAATCCATGATGGCAGAATGGAGAAAACAGAATATCCGTGTCATCACCCTGACTCCAAGTACAATTGCTTCAGATATGAGTATCCAGGGCGGTCTTACAGACGGAAATCCTGATAAAGTATTACAACCGGAAGATTTTGCAGAATGGGTAAGAGATATCCTGAAAATGAACAGAAGAGCGCTGATTGCTAACGGTTCTATATTCTCTACGAATCCATAA
- the prmA gene encoding 50S ribosomal protein L11 methyltransferase encodes MQNYLEFNFKISPLQPWNEILMAELIEIGFDSFTEEIDGILGYIQTDLFNEDQLKALPIFENENVKIEYSFEEMPNINWNEEWEKNFSPINIDDKVLIRAEFHESVPGMHEIIIQPKMSFGTGHHPTTHLMIQQMMDIDFNGKKVLDMGCGTSVLAIYAKQQGAGDTKAIDIDEWSVENSKENAVRNNVELDIEQGTAENLGKENYDIILANINRNILISDIPTYVSVLNDGGKLLLSGLCFFDVDDILEVCRESGLELKKQLQREEWVSLLLEK; translated from the coding sequence ATGCAAAATTATTTAGAATTCAATTTCAAAATTTCTCCATTACAACCCTGGAATGAGATTTTAATGGCAGAGCTTATAGAAATAGGTTTTGACAGCTTTACAGAAGAAATTGACGGAATTTTAGGATATATCCAGACAGATTTATTTAACGAAGATCAGCTGAAGGCCCTTCCGATCTTTGAAAATGAAAACGTAAAAATCGAATATTCCTTCGAGGAAATGCCAAATATCAACTGGAACGAAGAATGGGAAAAGAATTTCTCTCCTATCAATATCGATGATAAAGTATTGATCAGAGCAGAGTTTCATGAATCTGTACCGGGAATGCATGAAATTATTATCCAGCCTAAAATGTCTTTCGGAACGGGACATCATCCTACTACCCATCTGATGATCCAGCAGATGATGGATATTGATTTCAATGGGAAGAAAGTATTGGATATGGGATGCGGAACTTCTGTATTGGCCATTTATGCAAAACAGCAGGGAGCAGGAGATACAAAAGCTATTGATATCGACGAATGGTCAGTAGAAAACTCTAAAGAAAACGCAGTAAGAAACAATGTAGAACTGGATATTGAACAGGGTACTGCTGAAAACTTAGGGAAAGAGAATTATGATATTATCCTGGCCAATATCAACAGAAACATCCTTATTTCAGATATCCCGACTTATGTTTCAGTATTGAATGACGGAGGGAAATTATTGCTTTCAGGATTGTGTTTCTTTGATGTAGATGATATTCTTGAAGTATGCAGAGAAAGCGGACTTGAGCTGAAAAAACAGTTGCAGCGTGAAGAATGGGTAAGTCTTCTGCTTGAAAAATAA
- a CDS encoding SH3 domain-containing protein, translated as MKMLWTALFLLMLQFFAAQENEAYADGIFGFEENKAQKIFTDWTRVRLDPGVNGKVADSLQANQQVMILKKEEGVLKLGERAANWYKISYQKGDNTLEGYVWGGNLCVGYRNKNGYDFLFGLSKTIDRKNKEFNEIEKQNIAGIKVMEGNTLIDEVYFDTGKGEELSSGSFNIESNHKLQNVEFTLKAEVSGEACGIAGYDQYVLFKDKKLIALPQLMNVGDAGAFYHSEEFVFPNDKGGIPNAFILKVEDMEVDEKDREKKKQSSKTYLWNGSSYKLK; from the coding sequence ATGAAAATGTTATGGACAGCTTTATTCTTACTGATGCTGCAGTTTTTTGCCGCTCAGGAAAATGAAGCATATGCAGATGGAATCTTTGGTTTCGAAGAAAATAAAGCACAGAAGATCTTTACAGATTGGACCCGTGTAAGACTGGATCCGGGAGTGAATGGCAAGGTTGCAGATTCGCTTCAGGCCAATCAGCAGGTAATGATTCTTAAAAAAGAAGAAGGCGTTCTGAAATTAGGAGAAAGAGCCGCGAACTGGTATAAAATATCTTATCAGAAAGGTGACAATACTTTAGAAGGATATGTCTGGGGCGGTAACCTTTGTGTAGGATACCGTAACAAAAACGGATATGATTTTCTTTTCGGACTTTCCAAAACAATTGACAGGAAGAACAAAGAATTTAATGAGATCGAAAAACAGAACATTGCCGGAATAAAAGTGATGGAGGGAAATACACTCATTGATGAGGTGTATTTTGATACCGGAAAAGGAGAAGAACTTAGCTCCGGATCTTTCAATATAGAAAGCAACCACAAACTGCAAAATGTTGAATTCACCCTTAAAGCAGAAGTTTCTGGTGAAGCATGTGGAATTGCCGGCTATGATCAGTATGTTCTTTTTAAAGATAAAAAACTCATTGCTCTTCCCCAATTGATGAATGTGGGTGATGCCGGCGCTTTTTATCATAGCGAAGAATTTGTTTTTCCGAATGATAAAGGAGGAATACCCAATGCATTTATCCTGAAAGTGGAAGATATGGAGGTAGATGAGAAAGACAGGGAAAAGAAAAAACAATCTTCCAAAACCTACCTGTGGAACGGAAGTTCCTATAAACTTAAATAA
- a CDS encoding EamA family transporter — translation MWWVYAILSAFFASLTAIFAKIGITGVNSNLATAIRSVIILLVAWGIVFARSEYKGIPALSRHNLIYIAVSGVATGLSWIFYFKALQIGKVTQVAPVDKLSVALTIVLSVLFLGESLTLKTAIGALLIIAGTVLLIFE, via the coding sequence ATGTGGTGGGTATATGCAATTCTTTCAGCTTTTTTTGCTTCATTGACCGCAATTTTTGCCAAAATTGGAATCACAGGGGTAAACTCAAACCTGGCAACAGCCATAAGAAGTGTTATTATTTTACTGGTAGCCTGGGGAATTGTTTTCGCACGAAGTGAATACAAGGGAATCCCTGCACTTTCCAGACATAATCTGATCTACATTGCCGTTTCCGGAGTGGCAACAGGACTTTCATGGATATTTTACTTTAAGGCCCTGCAAATCGGAAAGGTAACGCAGGTTGCCCCGGTAGATAAATTAAGTGTAGCGCTGACTATTGTCCTTTCTGTTTTATTTCTCGGAGAATCACTCACACTGAAGACCGCTATAGGAGCTCTATTGATCATTGCTGGTACAGTACTCTTAATTTTTGAATAA
- a CDS encoding cysteine hydrolase family protein, whose amino-acid sequence MEKTNTALLVMDMQSAIVNTLPDTTTLMSNTKEVIRTARNRNIPVIYITVSFRQGMPEISANNKAFSTIKTRMADVDMKEWVTIHPELAPEKDDIVINKRRFSAFTGSDLEVVLRGLDIQHLVLTGVSTSGVILSTLREAADKDYQLTVIEDCCKDSDEEVHRVLMNKVFPRQADITAASDWIK is encoded by the coding sequence ATGGAAAAAACAAACACAGCATTACTGGTAATGGACATGCAGTCGGCTATCGTCAACACATTACCTGATACAACAACGTTGATGTCTAACACCAAAGAGGTTATCCGGACCGCAAGAAACCGTAATATTCCTGTCATTTATATTACTGTAAGCTTCAGACAGGGAATGCCAGAGATCAGTGCAAATAATAAAGCCTTTTCGACTATAAAAACCCGCATGGCAGATGTTGATATGAAAGAATGGGTAACAATTCATCCGGAGCTAGCTCCTGAAAAAGATGATATTGTTATAAACAAACGAAGATTCAGTGCTTTTACAGGAAGTGATCTTGAAGTTGTCCTTCGTGGACTGGATATTCAGCATCTGGTGCTTACAGGTGTATCAACCAGCGGCGTTATTTTATCTACCTTAAGAGAAGCTGCGGATAAGGATTATCAGCTTACAGTAATTGAAGATTGTTGTAAAGATAGTGACGAAGAGGTACACCGCGTGCTGATGAATAAAGTGTTTCCAAGACAGGCCGATATTACTGCAGCAAGTGACTGGATAAAGTAA
- a CDS encoding MFS transporter — MSKLSNISTFRAFRSTNYTLYFFGRSVSQFGTWMQRTAVVWVVYSMTQSAFMLGLTIFAEQFPSFLFSAFGGVAADRYNRYKIIQITQILSLIQASLLAFLVMTGHQNIWSFIILSVFLGVINAYDVPARQAMINEVVTDDDDLPSALSLSAAMASIAKLAGPALSGIILQKFGAGTCFLINAASFAAVMVSISLMKIKIISKKPTKKGTFTELAEGFRYLKKEPSISLVIIMLSITGLLILPYDTLIPVYAKEIFKGDAKTFGYISSFIGIGAVLGTVFLASLKKGASMRNILILSTIILSIGLILFSYATNFYWSMFFAALTGLGGVAQFTTCNIIVQSEVIPEMRSRAISILLTAIFGMLPLGSVLIGFVSERIGAPKTLLLEGIAGIVIAVVFRNLLFKKNKTKAVNEELLEESEEQFINKV, encoded by the coding sequence ATGAGCAAATTAAGTAATATCAGTACATTCCGGGCGTTCAGAAGTACAAATTATACGTTGTACTTTTTTGGGCGTTCTGTATCGCAATTTGGAACCTGGATGCAGCGTACAGCAGTAGTATGGGTTGTGTACAGCATGACTCAATCTGCGTTTATGCTTGGGCTGACCATTTTTGCGGAACAGTTTCCATCTTTTTTATTTTCAGCATTCGGAGGTGTAGCTGCCGATCGGTATAACCGGTATAAAATCATACAGATCACTCAGATTCTATCATTAATACAGGCTTCTTTACTGGCTTTCCTGGTCATGACAGGACACCAGAATATCTGGAGTTTTATCATATTAAGTGTTTTTCTGGGCGTCATCAATGCTTATGATGTTCCGGCGCGTCAGGCGATGATCAACGAAGTGGTAACGGATGATGATGATCTTCCGAGTGCCCTTTCTCTGAGTGCAGCGATGGCAAGTATTGCAAAATTAGCAGGTCCTGCCCTATCCGGGATCATTCTGCAAAAATTCGGAGCAGGAACCTGTTTTCTGATCAATGCAGCCAGTTTTGCAGCAGTAATGGTTTCCATTTCCCTGATGAAAATAAAGATTATTTCTAAAAAGCCAACTAAAAAAGGAACTTTCACGGAACTGGCCGAAGGTTTCAGATATCTGAAAAAAGAACCTTCTATCAGTCTTGTAATAATCATGCTGAGTATTACGGGTTTACTGATCTTACCTTATGACACGTTAATACCGGTTTATGCTAAGGAAATTTTCAAAGGAGATGCCAAGACATTCGGATATATATCAAGTTTTATTGGTATCGGGGCTGTTTTGGGCACTGTATTTCTGGCTTCATTAAAGAAAGGAGCATCCATGAGGAATATTCTTATCCTGAGTACAATTATCCTGAGTATCGGGCTGATTCTTTTTTCATATGCCACCAACTTCTACTGGTCTATGTTCTTTGCTGCACTGACGGGATTGGGAGGCGTTGCACAGTTTACCACCTGTAATATTATTGTACAATCTGAAGTCATTCCGGAAATGCGTTCCCGGGCAATAAGTATTCTTCTGACCGCTATATTCGGAATGCTGCCTTTGGGAAGTGTACTGATTGGATTTGTTTCGGAGAGAATAGGTGCTCCTAAAACCTTATTGCTGGAAGGAATTGCAGGAATTGTAATTGCCGTTGTCTTCAGGAACTTATTATTTAAGAAGAATAAAACAAAAGCTGTCAACGAAGAATTACTTGAAGAATCTGAGGAACAATTTATCAATAAAGTATAA
- a CDS encoding TetR/AcrR family transcriptional regulator: MSSQTEQDQLSQQILETASGLYLKYGLKKVTMDDISKAVGKSRTSIYYYYKNREEVFQAVLANLIREVISEIDANMKKRNTFEGKIEEFCLSKIKTSEERSSFFRAIEAGMDNEEKSKHITDAHNRMMEAERSLLLNLFSASISSHEIPDVSIEEQEIIIFILQSSIRGIRREMGLKNNFENLNTTVTTLTSMVIKHIS; the protein is encoded by the coding sequence ATGTCATCTCAAACCGAACAAGACCAACTTTCACAGCAAATCCTGGAAACTGCTTCAGGGCTGTATCTGAAGTATGGCCTGAAGAAAGTGACTATGGATGATATTTCCAAAGCTGTTGGTAAAAGCCGAACGTCTATTTATTATTATTATAAGAACCGCGAGGAAGTTTTCCAGGCTGTTCTGGCCAATCTGATCAGGGAAGTTATTTCAGAGATTGATGCCAACATGAAGAAAAGAAACACGTTTGAAGGAAAAATTGAGGAGTTTTGTCTTTCCAAAATTAAAACTTCTGAAGAAAGGTCTTCATTTTTCAGAGCTATTGAAGCAGGAATGGATAATGAAGAAAAATCAAAACATATTACCGATGCCCACAACCGGATGATGGAAGCAGAGAGAAGTCTGCTACTCAATTTATTTTCAGCAAGTATCAGCAGCCATGAAATCCCGGATGTCTCTATTGAAGAGCAGGAAATCATTATTTTTATCCTGCAGAGCAGTATCAGAGGTATAAGACGTGAAATGGGCTTAAAAAATAATTTTGAAAATTTAAATACTACAGTAACCACTTTGACATCAATGGTTATTAAACATATCAGTTAA
- a CDS encoding 5'-nucleotidase, lipoprotein e(P4) family gives MKNLTFIIAGGLLALTTSCKTPASVSKATVQDTPYQNLGLHGKIYGAFYQQRAAEYEALCLQAYNIAKLRLDEALARKSEKPLAIVSDIDETFLDNSYYAVERSKTGKGYDQATWEEWTAKGIATPLTGSQEFYQYAASKGIQVFYVTNRKEQERAGTLKNLKKYNFPLQNDSHLILRTKESSKENRRQDIAKNYNIVLLLGDNLADFSSLFDNKTEAERSAAVKSCADDFGKKFIIIPNVGYGDWESSFYHYKYDYTNQQKDSMMYNAVKANP, from the coding sequence ATGAAAAATCTCACCTTCATTATCGCAGGCGGTCTTTTGGCCCTGACTACATCATGCAAAACTCCGGCTTCGGTTTCAAAGGCCACCGTTCAAGATACACCTTACCAGAATCTTGGACTTCACGGGAAAATATATGGTGCCTTTTATCAGCAGCGGGCGGCTGAATATGAAGCTTTATGCCTTCAGGCTTATAATATTGCAAAACTTCGTTTAGACGAGGCCCTGGCACGGAAATCAGAAAAACCGCTGGCTATTGTTTCAGATATTGATGAAACTTTCCTTGACAATTCGTATTATGCAGTTGAGCGTTCAAAAACAGGCAAAGGGTATGATCAGGCCACATGGGAAGAATGGACAGCAAAAGGCATTGCAACACCTCTCACCGGTTCTCAGGAATTTTATCAGTATGCAGCAAGCAAAGGTATTCAGGTCTTCTATGTGACCAACCGTAAGGAGCAGGAACGTGCAGGTACATTAAAGAATCTGAAAAAATACAATTTTCCTCTTCAAAATGATTCCCATCTTATACTTCGTACGAAAGAAAGCAGTAAAGAGAACCGAAGACAGGATATTGCTAAAAATTACAACATTGTTTTATTATTAGGTGATAATCTTGCTGACTTCTCCAGCCTGTTTGATAATAAAACAGAAGCTGAACGTTCTGCAGCAGTAAAGAGTTGCGCGGATGATTTTGGTAAAAAATTCATCATTATTCCAAATGTAGGATATGGCGACTGGGAATCATCATTTTATCATTACAAATATGATTATACCAATCAACAGAAAGATTCTATGATGTATAATGCGGTAAAGGCCAATCCTTAG
- a CDS encoding Crp/Fnr family transcriptional regulator, translating into MNNAFENYLYSTGELSAEEINFSSQFFKPVSLKKGDFFIREDEVCRYIGFIVSGAVKAYAVDKEGKENITCFKFENEFATLFPEFVAQEKSRRSIRTIEDSVIYRISYSDYRHLIEKVTSWNGVIRSVMEQEYNQKESYLLNYNNKSALDKYHHILFNEPMLVRRVSTQDLASYLGITQRSLTRAKGQIHKPNAL; encoded by the coding sequence ATGAATAACGCATTTGAAAATTACCTATACTCCACAGGAGAGCTGTCAGCAGAGGAAATCAACTTTTCTTCACAGTTTTTCAAACCGGTCAGCCTGAAAAAAGGTGATTTTTTTATTCGTGAGGATGAAGTCTGCCGTTATATTGGGTTTATCGTTAGTGGCGCTGTAAAAGCATATGCTGTTGATAAAGAAGGAAAGGAAAATATTACCTGTTTCAAATTTGAAAATGAATTTGCCACCTTATTTCCGGAGTTTGTGGCACAGGAAAAATCCAGAAGGAGTATCAGAACTATAGAAGATAGTGTCATCTATAGAATCAGCTACTCTGACTATCGACATTTGATTGAGAAGGTTACTTCATGGAACGGAGTTATCAGATCCGTGATGGAGCAGGAGTACAATCAAAAGGAAAGTTACCTGCTGAATTATAATAATAAGTCGGCTTTGGATAAATACCATCATATCCTTTTTAATGAACCAATGCTTGTACGGCGCGTAAGCACTCAGGATCTTGCATCGTATCTGGGCATTACACAACGATCACTTACACGGGCAAAGGGACAGATTCATAAACCTAACGCATTATAG
- a CDS encoding MBL fold metallo-hydrolase, producing MLRQIAPEVFHIPLMPRNSINSYIIEGILVDSGIRSSYTTVKKAIGKIPVYQHILTHAHADHQGCSDQICAEFGIPLLCHPNEVLRTETGMVTIDYPTPQHWVAKLQQKYWAGQGHKVDKTVVENDTIGNFRVIETPGHSAGHISLFRERDGVLIIGDASTNMNLLTTAAGLHLPPNMFTSDQQRNIKSLQKLAELNPSIICFGHGPVLHNKDRKFERFVTAIER from the coding sequence ATGCTACGTCAAATTGCTCCCGAAGTATTCCATATTCCACTGATGCCACGAAACAGTATCAACAGTTATATTATCGAAGGTATATTGGTAGACTCAGGAATACGGAGCTCATATACCACTGTAAAAAAAGCTATCGGGAAAATTCCTGTTTATCAACACATTCTGACACATGCACATGCAGATCATCAGGGCTGCAGCGATCAGATATGCGCAGAGTTCGGAATTCCTTTACTATGTCATCCTAACGAAGTGCTAAGAACAGAAACAGGTATGGTAACAATCGATTACCCAACACCACAACATTGGGTAGCAAAGCTTCAGCAAAAATATTGGGCCGGTCAGGGACATAAAGTTGATAAGACGGTCGTTGAAAATGACACTATAGGAAACTTCCGGGTAATAGAAACGCCTGGACACTCGGCGGGCCATATTTCTTTATTCCGTGAACGGGATGGTGTACTGATCATTGGTGATGCTTCAACAAACATGAACCTGCTCACTACAGCTGCCGGTCTGCACCTTCCGCCAAACATGTTCACCTCGGACCAGCAGCGAAATATCAAATCACTTCAAAAGTTGGCAGAATTAAATCCCTCCATTATCTGTTTTGGTCACGGACCGGTCTTACACAATAAAGACCGCAAGTTTGAGCGGTTTGTGACGGCTATTGAAAGATAG